The stretch of DNA ACTGCGCGAGCTGATTCGTTCGCAGCTCCATTCATTGCTTGATCAAGGTAATCTCCAGGGCGCTAAGGCGTTGCTGGTGCCTGTGCCCTCTGCGGATATTGCCGATGCCATTGAAGAGTTGCCCGATGCCATGCAGGCGATCGCCTTTCGGCTGCTGTCGAAAAGTGAGGCCATTGATGTCTATGAGCATCTAGACTCATCGGTGCAGCAGACGCTGATCGAAGACTTCAAGCGGCAAGATGTGCTCGATATCGTAGACAAAATGTCGCCGGATGATCGGGCTCGCCTGTTTGATGAGCTGCCAGCGAAGGTGGTCAGTCGCCTGTTAGCAGAACTGAGTCCCCAAGAACGGCAGGCAACGGCGCTGTTGCTGGGCTACGAGGCGGATACGGCTGGGCGAATTATGACCCCGGAGTATGTGGCCTTGAAGGAAGTCTGGACGGTGACCAAGGCGCTGGAGCATATTCGCAACCTCGCCCATCTCAGCGAAACGGTGTACTACCTCTATATCACC from Candidatus Obscuribacterales bacterium encodes:
- the mgtE gene encoding magnesium transporter, with the protein product MERDRSTFSPTISRQELRELIRSQLHSLLDQGNLQGAKALLVPVPSADIADAIEELPDAMQAIAFRLLSKSEAIDVYEHLDSSVQQTLIEDFKRQDVLDIVDKMSPDDRARLFDELPAKVVSRLLAELSPQERQATALLLGYEADTAGRIMTPEYVALKEVWTVTKALEHIRNLAHLSETVYYLYITDAARHLTGILSLRDLVTAQPEQQVGDLMVREFVSVKTDTDQEEVARVIQRYDFLAVPVVDAEQRLVGIVTV